Proteins found in one Streptomyces sp. NBC_00461 genomic segment:
- a CDS encoding urease accessory protein UreD: protein MSPSPQLIPARTTSGPGLPPSGAQEPAGHPDGVLATARIRAAHNGRVTTLPQLHSDGPFHLRRLRTHGNATTVGIIGAMSAPLGGDRLTLDISAEDRAELEITTAAATLALRGPTTDAATYDVRLTIGEHARLRWLPQPLISAAGSNLHQTYTVELAATSHLVLREEQLLGRAGEEPGHLVTRILVHRAGRPLLDQHTAYGAPEPGWDGPAILNGHRAVGQLLIVDPRLDVRRDAVLLGEGAEDGCAVLAPLAGGPALLTTAVAPTASILRQLLDEAHAHALAP from the coding sequence ATGAGCCCCTCCCCCCAGCTCATCCCCGCTCGAACCACGTCCGGCCCCGGCCTTCCCCCATCTGGCGCCCAGGAGCCCGCCGGACACCCCGACGGCGTACTTGCCACGGCCCGGATCCGCGCCGCGCACAACGGACGCGTCACCACTCTCCCGCAACTGCATAGCGACGGCCCCTTCCACCTGCGGCGCCTGCGCACTCACGGCAACGCCACCACAGTGGGGATCATCGGCGCGATGAGCGCCCCGCTCGGTGGCGACCGGCTCACCCTCGACATCAGCGCCGAGGACCGGGCCGAGCTGGAGATCACCACGGCCGCCGCCACACTCGCCCTGCGCGGCCCCACCACCGACGCGGCCACCTACGACGTACGCCTCACCATCGGAGAACACGCCCGTCTGCGCTGGCTACCACAGCCCCTGATCAGCGCCGCCGGCAGCAACCTGCACCAGACATACACCGTCGAACTGGCCGCCACCTCACACCTGGTGCTGCGAGAAGAACAGCTCCTGGGCCGGGCCGGCGAGGAACCAGGCCACCTCGTCACCCGGATCCTGGTCCACCGCGCCGGACGCCCACTACTCGACCAGCACACGGCCTACGGGGCTCCAGAACCTGGCTGGGACGGCCCGGCCATCCTGAACGGACACCGCGCCGTCGGCCAACTCCTCATCGTGGATCCGCGCCTCGACGTCCGACGAGATGCCGTCCTGCTCGGCGAAGGCGCCGAAGACGGGTGCGCTGTCCTCGCACCATTGGCAGGCGGCCCGGCACTGCTCACCACCGCCGTCGCACCCACCGCTTCAATACTGCGACAACTGCTCGACGAAGCGCACGCACACGCTCTCGCCCCCTAG
- a CDS encoding isochorismatase family protein — MFVTSRGLIIVDVQKDFCEGGSVPVAGGARIASTIADLVERSAERNYEYVVATRDHHIDPGSHFSEHPDFKDSFPVHCVAGGEGGEFHPNFAPAVTSGKVDAVFFKGAHSASKSGFEGADEQGTSLADWLRERGVEDVDVVGIATDHCVRATALDAVKAGFRARVRLDYTVGVAQDTTAATLEDFRQAGVTVSGRVPA, encoded by the coding sequence GTGTTCGTGACGAGCCGAGGCTTGATCATCGTGGATGTGCAGAAAGACTTCTGTGAGGGAGGCAGCGTGCCCGTCGCGGGAGGTGCGCGGATCGCCTCGACCATCGCGGACCTGGTGGAGCGCAGTGCGGAGCGTAACTATGAGTACGTCGTGGCTACCCGCGATCATCACATCGATCCGGGCAGCCACTTCTCCGAACACCCGGACTTCAAGGACAGCTTCCCCGTCCACTGCGTAGCCGGAGGCGAAGGCGGCGAGTTCCACCCTAACTTCGCCCCCGCCGTCACCAGCGGCAAGGTCGACGCCGTCTTCTTCAAAGGCGCGCACAGCGCCTCCAAGAGCGGCTTCGAAGGCGCCGACGAACAGGGCACCTCTCTGGCCGACTGGCTGCGTGAGCGCGGAGTGGAGGACGTCGACGTGGTAGGTATCGCCACCGACCACTGCGTACGCGCGACCGCGCTGGACGCGGTGAAGGCCGGCTTCCGGGCACGCGTACGCCTGGACTACACCGTCGGTGTCGCCCAGGACACCACGGCAGCCACCCTT